The sequence GGGAGAAGTGGTTCCAGGCGGGGAGCCCACAGGAATGGCCAAATGGACCGGGCCTCGCGGGGGTCCCGGCAGATAATTTGAACCGGGGATGCGCATTATCTACGCTGCTGGTATGCGGCTGTTGCGATCTACCGACCTGGCTCTGCGCGTCCTGATGCGGCTCGCCGTCGCGGAGGAGTCGACCACGCCGACGACCCGTGACGTCTCGGCGGCCATGGAGGTGCCGTACACGCATGCGGCGAAGGTCGTCGCCGAGCTTCAGCATCTCGGGCTGCTCGATGCCCGGCGCGGGCGTGGTGGCGGTCTCGCTCTCACGGAGGCGGGACGTACGGCGTCCGTGGGGGCGGTCGTGCGGGCCTTCGAGGGGGAGGGGGATGTCGTCGACTGCGAGGGGGCCTCGCCGTGCCCGTTGCACACGGGGTGTCGGTTGCGGGTCGCCTTGCGGCGGGCTCAGGAGGCCTTCTTCGTGTCCCTGGACCCGCTGACTGTCGCGGACGTGGTGGCTGCGCCGACGGGGCCGCTGCTGCTGGGCATCACCATGAGGTAGTCGCCCCTCGGCGAATGCCTCCGACCACGGGCCGGCGGGGGTCGGCCGCGCCGTTCCCCGCGCCCCTTGGGAGCCTCGGGCCTGTGTCGGTCGGCTGTGGGCAAGTGGGGCCCGCCAGCGCCCCTGTCGGGGCGCAGGTCGGCGTCGGCGCCAGCCCCCCTCAGGGGCGCGGGGAACGGCGCAGGCTTTTGCTCTTAGGGGCGCGGGGAACGGCGCAGTCTGTTGTCTTTGGGGGCGCGGGGAACGGCGCAGGCTTTTGCTCTTAGGGGCGCGGGGAACGGCGCGGCCAACCCCCGCCGGCCCGCAGACAGGGCGTGACCCCAGCCCCCGGAGGGGCGCCGCCCGCGTCAGGGCCCGGGCTTCGCCAGCCAGAGGTCGGGACCGAACACCTCGTAGTGGATGTCGGCGGGGTCGACCGACTTCTCCAGAAGCTGCGCCCGCACCGCCCGCATGAAGGGCAGCGGCCCGCACAGATACGCACGCGTACCCGGCAGAACCGCCACTCCGGAGAGATCGACCCGCCCCCTGCGGTCGCCCGGACGGCCCGCCTCAGGCCGCTCGTACCAGAAGTGCGCCACCCCGTCCCCGAGCTTCGCCGCATACGCCTCGTGCTCGTCGCGCAGAGCGTGCTCGGCGGGCGAGCGGTCCGCGTGCACCACGGTCACCGGGGCCCGATGGCCGGTCGCCACGAGCTGCTCCAGCATGGCGATCATCGGCGTCACGCCGATACCGGCGGAGGCGAGGAGCACCGGCGTCCGGGACCCGGCGTCGAGCACGAGATCGCCGTACGGGGCGGACACGTCGAGCGTGCTGCCGACGCGCACGCGCGCGTGGAGGTGGTTCGAGACCTCGCCGTCGGGCGCCGCCCCGCCGTGCACCCGCTTCACACCGATCCGCCGTACGGACGAGCCGGGCGCCCCGACGAGGCTGTACTGGCGGGTCTGGCGGGCCCCGTCCGGCAGCTCGACGCGTACGGAGACGTACTGGCCGGCCCGGAAGCCGGGCGCGGGGGAGCCGTCGGCCGGGCGGAGCAGGAAGGTGGCCACGTCCGCGGTCTCCTCAACGCGCTCGACGACCTCCCAGGGCCGCCACCCGCCCAGGCCGCCCTCCGCCTCGCTCGCCGCGTACAGCCGCTTCTCGACGGCGATGAGCGCGTTCGCCATCAGCCAGTACACCTCGGTCCAGGCGGCGGCGACCCGCGGGGTGACCGCCTCGCCGAGGACGTCGGCGATGGCGGCGAAGAGGTGCTTGTGGACGACCGGGTACTGCTCGGGCGCGATGCCCAGCGAGGCGTGCTTGTGGGCGATGCGGTTCAGCATCGCGTCCGGCCGTACGCCCGGCTGCTCGACCAGCTGGGTGGCGAAGGCGGCGAAGGCGCCCGCCAGGGCCTGGCGCTGGGTGCCGGAGGCCTGGTTGCCGCGGTTGAAGAGGTCGCGCAGCAGCTCCGGATGGGCCGAGAAGAGGCCCGCGTAGAAGCGGTCGCTGATCTCTCCCAGGGCCCCGCCGACGGCGGGAAGGGTGGCGCGGACGGTGGCGGCGGACTGCTCGGACAGCATCGGGGCTCCTCAAGCTCGACTGCCCGCACCGTA is a genomic window of Streptomyces sp. NBC_00414 containing:
- a CDS encoding RrF2 family transcriptional regulator, encoding MRLLRSTDLALRVLMRLAVAEESTTPTTRDVSAAMEVPYTHAAKVVAELQHLGLLDARRGRGGGLALTEAGRTASVGAVVRAFEGEGDVVDCEGASPCPLHTGCRLRVALRRAQEAFFVSLDPLTVADVVAAPTGPLLLGITMR
- a CDS encoding globin domain-containing protein; its protein translation is MLSEQSAATVRATLPAVGGALGEISDRFYAGLFSAHPELLRDLFNRGNQASGTQRQALAGAFAAFATQLVEQPGVRPDAMLNRIAHKHASLGIAPEQYPVVHKHLFAAIADVLGEAVTPRVAAAWTEVYWLMANALIAVEKRLYAASEAEGGLGGWRPWEVVERVEETADVATFLLRPADGSPAPGFRAGQYVSVRVELPDGARQTRQYSLVGAPGSSVRRIGVKRVHGGAAPDGEVSNHLHARVRVGSTLDVSAPYGDLVLDAGSRTPVLLASAGIGVTPMIAMLEQLVATGHRAPVTVVHADRSPAEHALRDEHEAYAAKLGDGVAHFWYERPEAGRPGDRRGRVDLSGVAVLPGTRAYLCGPLPFMRAVRAQLLEKSVDPADIHYEVFGPDLWLAKPGP